GACATTATAGAtcttgcaaaaaaaaaaggaagtaTAGAATAGTGGTTTAAGTTGACAAGGATTACTAtatgttgaaaaaagaggttgttttttttttcattttttgagTTGAACAAATAAGTAGATaacaatttgttttttttttgttgaaggtAGATctagtattttttttctttctttttttaaatAGAGAGcaaaatattcaaacttAACAAGCCGATGCTGTGCAATAACTATAATTGCCATAGTAGGGTTGGTTATTGCTGTAATCGGCTGAGTAGTTGTAGTAGTTATTATCGAATGGTCGGTTGTAATCATTCGATAACAGATGTTGCTGATATTGATCGTATTGTAAGTTGTTTGGGTTTGGGTTTAAACATGTGTTTGAATCATAGTAATCGTTCATGTAGCAAGAGTCTGCGATTGGCGAAGACatgacattgttgaattgattgTAGTTATTATGATTGAGATTGTTTTGGAAAGGGTTTTCGAAAATTTGATTTGGAATGAAATTATCGTCAGTACTGAAACTATTGGAGGAGACTATTGGAGAAGAATGAATCGAGGAACATCTATGATTCAAATCACTCAAATTATCATTAGAAGTAGATGATTCGAGAGAGTGAATATTCTTTGAAGTCCAAGTATTCCAGCAATTTTCCACCATTAAATAAGAATCAGTGTTGGATAATTCATagtcaaaatcaaacaaccattctctttcaagtttattaatttcaaataaggATAAATTAGTTGCATCTGACCatgatttgtttttgaaagttttatCATCGTTGAATTTATTAGCtaaaatcaaggaaatgatcaaacttttgaaaatttcgTCATCGgcattattattattattgatattaTTAGTGCTATTATCATGGTTAATTGAAAATCCACCATCAATCCTATTTGATAGATAGTTGATTGACAATAAAAgtgttgattttggtaaTCTTGTAGCA
The Pichia kudriavzevii chromosome 2, complete sequence DNA segment above includes these coding regions:
- a CDS encoding uncharacterized protein (PKUD0B12610; similar to Saccharomyces cerevisiae YGL215W (CLG1); ancestral locus Anc_3.527), which gives rise to MLAYQQSNFNPSHPNHHSFDPNNSNVTNNINNNNINAIDSSFGIYNNMHHGNAINTINNPMGAGYMHSNMVPPIANAPIPMPIHIPIPQQMNYISSNYYNMLQPVQMQLPVSLPVPIQAPAVAAAPAAAAVPAQPNGGVSLVLDYDLDQMVNFLSWVTFGLLKKNSNPSLSFIKSLNSVLSATRLPKSTLLLSINYLSNRIDGGFSINHDNSTNNINNNNNADDEIFKSLIISLILANKFNDDKTFKNKSWSDATNLSLFEINKLEREWLFDFDYELSNTDSYLMVENCWNTWTSKNIHSLESSTSNDNLSDLNHRCSSIHSSPIVSSNSFSTDDNFIPNQIFENPFQNNLNHNNYNQFNNVMSSPIADSCYMNDYYDSNTCLNPNPNNLQYDQYQQHLLSNDYNRPFDNNYYNYSADYSNNQPYYGNYSYCTASAC